One bacterium DNA segment encodes these proteins:
- a CDS encoding lysophospholipase yields MSRSRLFAALLVVASAVMVPASSAAEGEAAQDSVYFSMESEGASIGWMSLLKTSIEDGNVRYHGSGVLQGTTKLRWQLELTGDLTRLIRVRTVIQTPEREIVSSTEFKEGGGKPDMTFAVDGQNYPYPVEKIQASAVYVPQMIVPALGPLSDRLAGEDPKTLDVNLHATNGAQAVGLRVQGQTKSRVTVRGEEVPVRTFLLTATHAELPEPIEVTLYQRPDGTFFGVQTGGMNMFAVGGGAPASGPATSAGSEIVFVSGDVSLAGTLVLPAAAEGETAAPPAVLMLAGPSRAGRDATNAGFPLFAHIAEGLGEAGVASLRYDRRPLDGGVPDLMSQLAADGHAALRALRARPEVDSAKVLLLGHGEGAMLLGEVAKLAEAEGAPVAGLVFLGAVTVKGSELHAVVPRPHDATWLESFLAYDPRANLQGIRLPMLLLHGELDTEVPPDNATGLRTFMNEAGHMSVSCTVAKNMNHYLQSAETGTGEEYAALKPVCAKGIVKRIASFAGFCTK; encoded by the coding sequence ATGTCCCGTTCCAGACTGTTCGCCGCGCTGCTCGTCGTCGCCTCGGCCGTCATGGTGCCGGCCTCGTCGGCAGCCGAGGGCGAGGCCGCGCAGGACTCTGTCTACTTCAGCATGGAATCCGAAGGGGCGTCCATCGGCTGGATGTCGCTGCTGAAGACCAGTATCGAGGACGGCAACGTCCGCTATCACGGCAGCGGCGTCCTGCAGGGCACCACCAAGCTGCGCTGGCAGCTCGAGTTGACGGGCGATCTCACCCGCTTGATCCGCGTGAGAACAGTCATCCAGACGCCCGAGCGGGAGATCGTATCCAGCACGGAGTTCAAGGAGGGCGGCGGCAAGCCGGACATGACCTTCGCGGTGGACGGGCAGAACTATCCCTACCCGGTCGAGAAGATCCAGGCCAGCGCCGTGTACGTGCCCCAGATGATCGTGCCCGCGCTGGGACCCCTGTCCGACCGGTTGGCCGGCGAGGACCCGAAAACCCTGGACGTCAACCTGCACGCCACCAACGGGGCGCAGGCCGTCGGCCTGCGGGTGCAGGGCCAGACCAAGTCCCGCGTCACCGTACGCGGCGAGGAGGTGCCGGTCAGGACCTTCCTGCTGACGGCCACCCATGCCGAACTGCCCGAACCGATCGAGGTCACGCTGTACCAGCGTCCGGACGGCACGTTCTTCGGTGTGCAGACCGGCGGCATGAACATGTTCGCGGTGGGGGGCGGCGCCCCCGCGTCGGGTCCGGCGACTTCCGCCGGCTCCGAGATCGTCTTCGTCTCCGGCGACGTGTCGCTGGCCGGCACCCTCGTGCTGCCCGCTGCCGCCGAGGGCGAGACCGCGGCGCCGCCGGCGGTACTGATGCTGGCCGGGCCATCCCGGGCCGGACGCGACGCGACCAACGCCGGTTTCCCCCTCTTCGCCCACATTGCGGAAGGGCTTGGCGAGGCTGGCGTCGCCTCCCTGCGCTACGACAGGCGGCCGCTCGACGGCGGCGTCCCCGATCTCATGTCGCAACTCGCCGCGGACGGCCACGCCGCCCTTCGGGCGCTGCGCGCGCGCCCAGAGGTGGATTCCGCCAAGGTGCTCCTGCTCGGACACGGCGAGGGCGCCATGCTGCTGGGCGAGGTGGCCAAGCTGGCCGAGGCGGAGGGCGCGCCGGTGGCGGGACTGGTCTTCCTGGGCGCCGTGACCGTCAAGGGCTCCGAACTGCACGCGGTCGTACCGCGTCCGCACGACGCGACCTGGCTGGAATCCTTCCTGGCCTACGATCCCCGGGCAAACCTCCAGGGCATCCGACTGCCCATGCTGTTGCTGCACGGGGAGCTGGACACGGAGGTGCCGCCGGACAACGCCACAGGCCTGCGGACCTTCATGAACGAGGCCGGTCACATGAGCGTGTCCTGCACGGTGGCCAAGAACATGAATCACTACCTGCAGAGTGCGGAAACAGGGACGGGTGAGGAATACGCGGCTCTCAAACCGGTCTGCGCCAAGGGTATCGTCAAGCGCATCGCCTCGTTCGCCGGTTTCTGCACGAAGTAG